A genome region from Astyanax mexicanus isolate ESR-SI-001 chromosome 19, AstMex3_surface, whole genome shotgun sequence includes the following:
- the nptx2a gene encoding neuronal pentraxin-2a isoform X2 produces MITTTTTLALGLLYVYALLGSGGRVARADPEAKGSRFVCTAVPPGADISCPVESTSNRVQSASPHEDEFRSTIIQLRETVLQQKETIVSQQGTIKELNAKLSRCEAAAAQDARDSKARAGARRKEYGKNTMGDLPRDPTETIEQLGKTMQTLKDRLENLEQQQRANVSGAAFPSELRDLLKRRLSDLESQLLRRVSELEDEKSQLYNETAAHRQRTENTLNSLLERITELERSNSAFKSPEDFKISLPLRTNYLYGRIKKSLPEMYAFTVCMWLKSSASPGIGTPFSYGVPGQANEIVLIEWGNNPIELLVNDKVAQLPLSVSDGRWHHICITWTTRDGFWEAYQDGERLGTGENLAPWHPIKPGGVIILGQEQDIVGGRFDATQAFVGELSHFNMWDRVLRPIDISGMANCSAYMPGNVVPWVDGNIEVFGGATKAALEICEDRLFDS; encoded by the exons atgatcaccaccaccaccaccctcgcTCTGGGACTCCTCTACGTGTACGCGCTGCTGGGCAGCGGCGGCAGGGTGGCACGCGCGGACCCCGAGGCGAAGGGCAGCCGCTTCGTGTGCACGGCGGTGCCCCCCGGCGCGGACATCAGCTGCCCGGTGGAGAGCACCAGCAACCGCGTGCAGAGCGCGAGCCCGCATGAGGACGAGTTCCGGAGCACCATCATCCAGCTGCGCGAGACCGTCCTGCAGCAGAAGGAGACCATCGTGAGCCAGCAGGGCACCATCAAGGAGCTCAACGCCAAGCTCTCGCGCTGCGAGGCCGCCGCCGCGCAGGACGCGCGGGACAGCAAGGCGCGAGCCGGCGCGCGCAGGAAAGAATACGGCAAGAACACCATGGGGGACCTGCCGCGCGACCCCACCGAGACCATCGAGCAGCTGGGCAAGACCATGCAGACTCTGAAGGACCGGCTGGAGAACCTGGAG cagcaacagcgtGCCAACGTGTCAGGTGCGGCATTCCCCAGCGAGTTGCGCGACTTGCTGAAGCGGCGACTGAGTGACCTGGAGAGTCAGCTCCTGAGGAGAGTGTCTGAGCTGGAGGATGAAAAGAGCCAACTGTACAACGAGACGGCGGCCCACCGCCAGCGCACGGAGAATACCCTCAACTCGCTGCTCGAGAGAATCACCGAACTGGAGAGAA GTAACAGTGCATTTAAATCCCCAGAGGACTTCAAGATCTCTCTGCCCTTGCGAACAAACTACTTGTACGGCCGCATCAAGAAGAGCCTACCAGAGATGTACGCCTTCACTGTGTGCATGTGGCTCAAGTCCAGCGCTAGTCCTGGTATTGGAACTCCATTCTCTTATGGTGTCCCTGGGCAGGCCAATGAAATCGTATTGATAGAATGGGGCAATAATCCCATCGAGCTACTAGTCAATGACAAG GTGGCTCAGCTGCCTCTGTCTGTGAGCGACGGCCGGTGGCATCATATCTGCATCACCTGGACAACCCGAGACGGCTTCTGGGAGGCCTATCAGGATGGAGAGAGGCTGGGCACTGGGGAGAACCTGGCCCCGTGGCACCCAATTAAACCTGGAGGAGTGATCATACTAGGTCAAGAACAG GACATTGTCGGAGGGAGGTTCGACGCTACACAGGCTTTCGTAGGAGAACTCAGCCACTTCAACATGTGGGATCGGGTTTTGCGGCCCATAGACATCTCAGGCATGGCCAACTGCTCGGCCTACATGCCCGGCAACGTCGTGCCGTGGGTGGACGGAAACATAGAGGTGTTCGGAGGAGCCACAAAAGCAGCCCTGGAGATTTGCGAGGACCGGCTCTTTGACTCGTAA
- the nptx2a gene encoding neuronal pentraxin-2a isoform X1, producing the protein MITTTTTLALGLLYVYALLGSGGRVARADPEAKGSRFVCTAVPPGADISCPVESTSNRVQSASPHEDEFRSTIIQLRETVLQQKETIVSQQGTIKELNAKLSRCEAAAAQDARDSKARAGARRKEYGKNTMGDLPRDPTETIEQLGKTMQTLKDRLENLEQQQQRANVSGAAFPSELRDLLKRRLSDLESQLLRRVSELEDEKSQLYNETAAHRQRTENTLNSLLERITELERSNSAFKSPEDFKISLPLRTNYLYGRIKKSLPEMYAFTVCMWLKSSASPGIGTPFSYGVPGQANEIVLIEWGNNPIELLVNDKVAQLPLSVSDGRWHHICITWTTRDGFWEAYQDGERLGTGENLAPWHPIKPGGVIILGQEQDIVGGRFDATQAFVGELSHFNMWDRVLRPIDISGMANCSAYMPGNVVPWVDGNIEVFGGATKAALEICEDRLFDS; encoded by the exons atgatcaccaccaccaccaccctcgcTCTGGGACTCCTCTACGTGTACGCGCTGCTGGGCAGCGGCGGCAGGGTGGCACGCGCGGACCCCGAGGCGAAGGGCAGCCGCTTCGTGTGCACGGCGGTGCCCCCCGGCGCGGACATCAGCTGCCCGGTGGAGAGCACCAGCAACCGCGTGCAGAGCGCGAGCCCGCATGAGGACGAGTTCCGGAGCACCATCATCCAGCTGCGCGAGACCGTCCTGCAGCAGAAGGAGACCATCGTGAGCCAGCAGGGCACCATCAAGGAGCTCAACGCCAAGCTCTCGCGCTGCGAGGCCGCCGCCGCGCAGGACGCGCGGGACAGCAAGGCGCGAGCCGGCGCGCGCAGGAAAGAATACGGCAAGAACACCATGGGGGACCTGCCGCGCGACCCCACCGAGACCATCGAGCAGCTGGGCAAGACCATGCAGACTCTGAAGGACCGGCTGGAGAACCTGGAG cagcagcaacagcgtGCCAACGTGTCAGGTGCGGCATTCCCCAGCGAGTTGCGCGACTTGCTGAAGCGGCGACTGAGTGACCTGGAGAGTCAGCTCCTGAGGAGAGTGTCTGAGCTGGAGGATGAAAAGAGCCAACTGTACAACGAGACGGCGGCCCACCGCCAGCGCACGGAGAATACCCTCAACTCGCTGCTCGAGAGAATCACCGAACTGGAGAGAA GTAACAGTGCATTTAAATCCCCAGAGGACTTCAAGATCTCTCTGCCCTTGCGAACAAACTACTTGTACGGCCGCATCAAGAAGAGCCTACCAGAGATGTACGCCTTCACTGTGTGCATGTGGCTCAAGTCCAGCGCTAGTCCTGGTATTGGAACTCCATTCTCTTATGGTGTCCCTGGGCAGGCCAATGAAATCGTATTGATAGAATGGGGCAATAATCCCATCGAGCTACTAGTCAATGACAAG GTGGCTCAGCTGCCTCTGTCTGTGAGCGACGGCCGGTGGCATCATATCTGCATCACCTGGACAACCCGAGACGGCTTCTGGGAGGCCTATCAGGATGGAGAGAGGCTGGGCACTGGGGAGAACCTGGCCCCGTGGCACCCAATTAAACCTGGAGGAGTGATCATACTAGGTCAAGAACAG GACATTGTCGGAGGGAGGTTCGACGCTACACAGGCTTTCGTAGGAGAACTCAGCCACTTCAACATGTGGGATCGGGTTTTGCGGCCCATAGACATCTCAGGCATGGCCAACTGCTCGGCCTACATGCCCGGCAACGTCGTGCCGTGGGTGGACGGAAACATAGAGGTGTTCGGAGGAGCCACAAAAGCAGCCCTGGAGATTTGCGAGGACCGGCTCTTTGACTCGTAA